One genomic window of Arthrobacter sp. KBS0703 includes the following:
- a CDS encoding exonuclease SbcCD subunit D: MRLLHTSDWHLGRSFHGVGMLDAQRSFVDQLVARVRDLSVDVVLIAGDVYDRALPGVDVVGLLDDALVRLTDAGARVVLTSGNHDSAIRLGFASRLLERGGVHLRTRLQELDVPLVLPLGSRPDDDQGPALAIYGIPWLEPRLVADQLGVATASHFEVTRAATERIRTDLAARSESRTVHSVVLAHTFASGGISSDSERDLSIGGVGAVPLDLFAGFSYTALGHLHGRQALTPDVRYSGSPLAYSFSEAKHQKGAWLIDVGEAGVTSVQEVLWEAPRKLAVLRGTIAELLESADHAWAEDAYCQVTITDAQRPAQAMEKLRKRFPDTLVLGFDPEGAPASAKTSYSSRLAAAEDDLSVCCGFLEHVRGREPGEAERTALTEALETVRLQGVSL; encoded by the coding sequence ATGCGGTTATTGCACACCTCCGACTGGCATCTGGGCCGGTCCTTCCACGGCGTTGGCATGCTCGATGCCCAGCGCTCCTTTGTCGACCAGCTGGTCGCCCGGGTCCGCGACCTTTCCGTCGACGTGGTCCTCATTGCCGGCGATGTGTATGACCGTGCCCTTCCCGGCGTGGACGTCGTCGGGCTACTGGACGACGCCCTTGTCCGGCTGACGGACGCCGGGGCGCGCGTGGTGCTGACCAGCGGCAACCACGACTCCGCCATCAGGCTCGGTTTTGCCTCAAGGCTGCTGGAGCGCGGCGGCGTCCACCTGCGGACCCGGCTACAGGAGCTGGATGTGCCACTGGTGCTGCCGCTGGGGAGCAGACCCGACGATGACCAGGGCCCCGCCCTGGCAATTTACGGCATCCCCTGGCTCGAACCGCGGCTCGTGGCCGATCAACTCGGCGTCGCGACGGCCAGCCACTTTGAGGTCACGCGTGCCGCCACAGAGCGCATCCGCACGGACCTGGCCGCACGCAGCGAGTCGCGGACCGTCCATTCGGTGGTTCTGGCGCACACCTTCGCGAGCGGCGGCATCAGCTCGGACAGCGAACGTGACCTCAGCATCGGAGGCGTCGGCGCCGTTCCGCTGGACCTATTTGCCGGCTTCAGTTACACCGCGCTGGGCCACCTCCACGGCAGGCAGGCACTCACCCCGGACGTGCGATATTCAGGTTCGCCGCTGGCCTATTCGTTTTCCGAAGCGAAGCACCAAAAGGGCGCCTGGCTCATCGATGTCGGTGAGGCCGGCGTAACGTCCGTGCAGGAGGTGCTGTGGGAGGCGCCGCGGAAACTCGCCGTCCTTCGCGGGACCATCGCCGAGCTGCTCGAGTCGGCTGACCACGCGTGGGCGGAAGACGCATACTGCCAGGTGACCATTACGGACGCCCAGCGGCCTGCGCAGGCCATGGAAAAGCTCAGGAAGCGGTTCCCGGACACGCTCGTACTCGGGTTCGATCCCGAAGGCGCGCCGGCCTCCGCCAAGACCAGCTACAGCAGCCGGCTCGCCGCCGCGGAGGACGATCTCTCGGTCTGCTGCGGGTTCCTGGAACATGTCCGTGGCCGCGAACCCGGCGAGGCGGAGCGGACCGCCTTGACCGAAGCCTTGGAAACCGTGCGCCTGCAGGGAGTGTCTCTATGA
- a CDS encoding SMC family ATPase has translation MRIHRLEICAFGPFAGTEEVDFDRLSGHGLFLLNGATGAGKTSVLDAICYALYGSVPGARQDGKRLRSDHAESATEPRVTCEFSARGRRFEVSRSPAWEKPSARGRNGYTTQQAKTLLRERVGGEWVEKSGRNDEAGAEIAAILGMDREQFTRVVMLPQGDFAAFLRSKASDRLELLQKLFGTERFEAVERELAVKAADAAKEVAGHNGKLALIVARADAEAAAMDLDMTDAPDAGRAGDRLAWLESAASAKASALAAEAESCEALHRECTARRDQELAREGRRLKLAAALRRKADAAAAGSALEDTAARLSQHRKAEILGGHLKAVAAADALVTRAAEAVERAAAGVERAASEHAELAGTDSSAVDVTAELGRLRSLLAVVNERLADEDRLAGLWSRSAGLAGEHQRLSDAIQAHATSLSLIHI, from the coding sequence ATGAGGATCCACCGGCTGGAGATCTGTGCCTTCGGCCCGTTCGCCGGCACCGAGGAGGTCGATTTCGACCGGCTCAGCGGCCATGGGCTGTTCCTGCTCAACGGAGCCACCGGCGCCGGCAAGACCAGCGTGCTGGACGCCATCTGCTATGCGCTGTATGGATCCGTGCCCGGGGCGAGGCAGGACGGCAAGAGGCTGCGCAGCGATCACGCGGAGTCCGCCACGGAGCCCCGCGTGACCTGCGAGTTTTCCGCCCGCGGAAGGCGGTTTGAAGTTTCCCGTTCACCGGCCTGGGAGAAGCCGAGCGCGCGTGGCCGGAACGGGTACACCACCCAGCAGGCCAAGACGCTCCTGCGCGAGCGGGTGGGCGGCGAATGGGTTGAAAAATCCGGCAGGAATGACGAAGCCGGAGCCGAGATCGCTGCCATCCTCGGCATGGACAGGGAACAGTTCACCAGGGTGGTCATGCTCCCGCAGGGGGACTTTGCGGCCTTCCTCCGGTCCAAGGCCTCGGACCGCCTGGAACTCCTGCAGAAACTATTCGGGACCGAGCGCTTCGAGGCGGTCGAGCGGGAACTGGCCGTCAAGGCCGCCGATGCCGCCAAGGAGGTGGCAGGCCACAACGGCAAGCTGGCGCTGATCGTGGCACGTGCCGACGCCGAAGCCGCGGCAATGGACCTGGACATGACCGACGCCCCGGATGCCGGCCGCGCCGGGGATCGGCTCGCGTGGCTCGAATCTGCCGCGTCGGCCAAGGCTTCGGCGCTGGCCGCCGAGGCTGAATCGTGTGAGGCGCTGCACCGGGAATGCACAGCCCGTCGTGATCAGGAACTGGCGCGCGAGGGCAGGCGGCTGAAGCTGGCCGCCGCGCTGCGCCGGAAAGCCGACGCTGCGGCGGCTGGTTCGGCGCTCGAGGACACCGCTGCCAGGCTGTCGCAGCACCGCAAGGCCGAGATCCTCGGCGGCCATCTGAAGGCCGTGGCGGCGGCCGACGCCCTCGTGACGCGTGCGGCCGAGGCCGTGGAGCGTGCCGCGGCAGGGGTGGAGCGGGCTGCCAGCGAGCACGCCGAACTGGCCGGCACCGACTCCTCCGCCGTTGACGTCACCGCCGAGCTCGGGCGGCTGCGGTCGCTGCTTGCGGTGGTGAACGAACGCCTGGCGGATGAGGACCGGCTGGCGGGCCTGTGGTCCCGTTCAGCCGGGCTCGCAGGGGAGCACCAGCGGCTTTCGGACGCCATCCAGGCCCATGCAACCTCCCTGTCTCTTATACACATCTAG
- a CDS encoding SbcC/MukB-like Walker B domain-containing protein translates to MCIRDRPGLEPLELLAGESVLRTKEAAAADELVDVVRRYGAAAVHCAAATERHLRGREEHQELRTQWLDVREERLSNAAAELAARLEHGEPCPVCGSAEHPAPVPTAESALGLAEKEEQAKAQFERAEKALAALDAELSAARQLVAVLAGQGGDTDPAEARKAAQTAAEAAAEAAAAEIELAKSRARQAQLADRIDSTERARVEAMSGLAQTESTMAEVEQQAATLESALAALRAGYGSLGLRCGGIGATIDVLERASSARAELDQAAARLADAQGQLDGALPEAGFGSAADAQAALLTPPESARLDAAVRAGHDELARLEELFASEELILAGKERESGNATEPGELERLRADADQAEKTAKDVALAAGLALQSSGSLGRLRRDYEDLAEAGRGPQERAELLTALADSSRGAGDNSYRMSLNSYVLAARLEQVAIAASERLVAMSDGRYTLQHTDARAARNAKSGLGLEVVDEWTGQRRDTSTLSGGESFMASLSLALGLADVVQQEAGGVDIETLFVDEGFGSLDEQALEQVMDALEGLRDGGRVVGLVSHVAEMKQRIGTQLQVVKGRNGSTLHVSDTAAAA, encoded by the coding sequence ATGTGTATAAGAGACAGGCCGGGCCTTGAGCCGCTGGAATTGCTGGCAGGCGAATCCGTGCTCCGCACCAAGGAAGCCGCGGCGGCCGACGAACTCGTGGACGTTGTCCGGCGCTACGGGGCGGCGGCTGTGCATTGTGCGGCCGCGACAGAGCGCCATCTGCGGGGCCGGGAAGAACACCAGGAACTGCGCACGCAGTGGCTTGACGTCCGGGAGGAGCGCCTGTCCAACGCGGCAGCAGAGCTCGCAGCGCGCCTGGAGCATGGCGAGCCGTGCCCGGTCTGCGGCAGTGCGGAGCATCCGGCGCCGGTTCCAACCGCTGAATCCGCACTGGGACTTGCCGAAAAAGAGGAACAGGCCAAGGCCCAATTTGAGCGGGCGGAGAAGGCGCTCGCCGCCTTGGACGCGGAGCTCTCCGCCGCGCGGCAGTTGGTCGCCGTGCTGGCCGGGCAGGGCGGCGACACTGATCCCGCCGAAGCACGCAAGGCGGCCCAAACCGCAGCGGAAGCGGCGGCCGAGGCCGCTGCCGCTGAGATTGAGCTGGCGAAGAGCCGGGCGCGGCAGGCGCAGCTTGCGGACCGTATTGACTCCACGGAGCGGGCGCGCGTGGAGGCGATGTCGGGCCTGGCTCAGACCGAATCGACCATGGCGGAAGTCGAACAGCAGGCGGCCACGCTGGAATCGGCACTGGCTGCGCTGCGGGCCGGCTACGGTAGCCTCGGCCTCCGCTGCGGCGGCATCGGGGCAACGATCGACGTCCTGGAGCGGGCATCCTCGGCCCGTGCCGAACTGGACCAGGCCGCGGCCCGGCTGGCCGACGCCCAGGGCCAACTGGACGGTGCTCTGCCGGAAGCGGGCTTCGGTTCCGCCGCCGATGCGCAGGCGGCGCTTCTGACGCCGCCAGAGTCGGCGCGGCTGGATGCGGCAGTCCGTGCCGGGCACGACGAACTGGCCCGGCTGGAGGAGTTGTTCGCCAGTGAAGAACTCATTCTGGCCGGCAAGGAACGCGAATCCGGCAATGCAACGGAGCCGGGGGAGCTGGAGCGGCTTCGGGCCGACGCGGACCAGGCGGAGAAGACTGCGAAGGACGTGGCGCTGGCCGCCGGACTCGCCCTGCAAAGCTCCGGTTCCCTTGGCCGGCTGCGACGCGATTACGAGGACCTTGCGGAGGCTGGCCGGGGGCCGCAGGAACGCGCCGAGCTGCTGACGGCTCTCGCGGACTCGTCCCGCGGCGCCGGTGACAACAGTTACCGCATGAGCCTCAACAGCTATGTGCTCGCCGCACGGCTCGAACAGGTGGCCATTGCCGCGTCGGAGAGGCTCGTCGCCATGAGCGACGGGCGGTACACCCTGCAGCACACGGATGCCAGGGCCGCGAGGAACGCAAAGTCCGGGCTAGGCCTGGAGGTAGTGGACGAATGGACCGGCCAGCGGCGCGATACCTCCACGCTGTCCGGCGGGGAGTCATTCATGGCTTCGCTGTCCCTCGCCCTGGGCCTCGCGGACGTCGTCCAGCAGGAGGCCGGCGGCGTGGACATCGAGACCCTGTTCGTCGACGAGGGGTTCGGCAGCCTCGACGAGCAGGCGCTGGAACAGGTGATGGACGCCTTGGAGGGACTGCGAGACGGCGGCAGGGTGGTCGGCCTGGTCAGCCACGTGGCGGAGATGAAGCAGCGGATCGGCACTCAGCTTCAGGTCGTGAAGGGACGCAACGGGTCCACCCTGCACGTCTCAGACACAGCGGCCGCCGCGTGA
- a CDS encoding IclR family transcriptional regulator, translated as MNPIASAGAPAAPAQASPSQTLSRGIRALEILAEADRPLTIAELADAMGVHRSVAYRILRTLEDHSLLVRDDAGRVQPGPGLAVLARGVSRNLQTAALPELTQLANTLNMTAFVAVWDHQDCVTLVTVEPRHSAATVVQHPGSRHPISTGAPGIAIQSAVSEHDWNQLAPGVPYRAEAAEARRRGYAASHDEVIAGVSSLAAPIRVPGGRPAAVAVVYIRSTQDPAELAAALTAGAARIEGQLA; from the coding sequence ATGAATCCAATCGCCAGTGCCGGTGCACCGGCTGCGCCCGCCCAGGCTTCCCCGTCCCAGACTCTCTCTAGGGGCATCCGGGCCCTGGAAATCCTGGCCGAGGCTGACCGCCCGCTGACCATCGCCGAACTCGCCGACGCCATGGGCGTCCACCGCTCGGTCGCCTACCGGATTCTCCGCACGCTGGAGGACCATTCGCTCCTGGTGCGCGACGATGCGGGCAGGGTGCAGCCCGGCCCGGGCCTTGCGGTGCTGGCCCGGGGTGTTTCGCGAAACCTGCAGACGGCCGCCCTGCCGGAACTGACTCAGCTGGCCAACACCCTGAACATGACTGCCTTCGTCGCGGTCTGGGACCACCAGGACTGCGTCACGCTGGTCACGGTGGAGCCCCGGCATTCGGCCGCCACGGTGGTGCAGCATCCCGGATCGCGGCATCCCATCAGCACCGGAGCCCCCGGCATCGCCATCCAGTCGGCTGTATCGGAACACGACTGGAACCAGCTGGCGCCCGGCGTGCCGTACCGTGCCGAGGCTGCAGAGGCGCGCAGGCGCGGCTACGCGGCAAGCCACGACGAAGTCATCGCAGGGGTTTCCTCGCTGGCCGCCCCGATCAGGGTGCCTGGCGGACGGCCCGCTGCGGTCGCCGTCGTCTATATCCGTTCAACGCAGGACCCGGCCGAACTCGCCGCCGCGCTGACCGCCGGCGCGGCGCGGATCGAAGGCCAGCTCGCCTGA
- a CDS encoding flavin reductase family protein: MIAKPEAAPDVPGRTSVPRAHHFRGSLGRFATGVAIVTFDGATKRHGITVNSFTSVSMEPPLVLVSIARAAKAHDELAGRPFTVNILGAEQRQLAMHFAGRPGPEPLWVESATAPRLSNVLAFFECKPWAAYDGGDHTLYLGEVVDFNYRNGDALAFANSAFTTIPESQLGMEDLL; encoded by the coding sequence ATGATCGCCAAGCCAGAAGCGGCCCCGGACGTCCCCGGCCGGACGTCCGTTCCGCGGGCACATCACTTCCGCGGCAGCCTGGGCAGGTTCGCAACCGGCGTCGCGATCGTCACGTTCGACGGCGCCACCAAGCGCCACGGCATCACCGTGAACTCCTTCACGTCGGTCTCCATGGAGCCGCCGCTCGTCCTGGTCAGCATCGCCCGCGCCGCCAAGGCGCACGATGAGCTCGCGGGCCGCCCCTTCACCGTCAACATCCTGGGCGCCGAGCAGCGGCAGCTGGCCATGCATTTCGCCGGACGCCCGGGGCCCGAGCCCCTGTGGGTGGAGAGTGCGACGGCGCCCCGTCTGTCCAATGTCCTGGCCTTCTTTGAGTGCAAGCCCTGGGCGGCTTACGACGGCGGAGATCACACGCTTTATCTCGGCGAAGTAGTGGACTTCAACTACCGCAACGGCGACGCCCTGGCGTTCGCGAACAGCGCCTTCACCACCATCCCGGAAAGCCAGCTGGGCATGGAGGACCTCCTCTAG
- a CDS encoding 4-hydroxyphenylacetate 3-hydroxylase C-terminal domain-containing protein, whose product MTHQVVTRTIAKSEFFLGLASELADSIGIDGFQHIQEDIAELIIDVEIGKALVRASEADAGLNEAGVMLPKWTTLNAARNWYPKMAQRFPQIIRKFSASGLMALPGEADVNSEARADIDLYLQGKTLTGPERVRLFKLAFDASISGFSGRQSLYEYFFFGDPVRMASALVNTYDREPVRARLREFLNRTD is encoded by the coding sequence ATGACCCACCAGGTGGTCACCCGGACCATTGCGAAGAGCGAATTCTTCCTCGGCCTTGCGTCGGAGCTCGCCGACTCGATCGGCATCGACGGTTTCCAGCACATCCAGGAGGATATCGCCGAGCTGATCATCGACGTCGAGATCGGCAAGGCCCTGGTGCGAGCCTCCGAGGCGGACGCCGGGCTCAATGAGGCGGGCGTCATGCTGCCCAAGTGGACAACACTGAATGCCGCGCGGAACTGGTATCCCAAGATGGCCCAGCGTTTCCCGCAGATCATCCGCAAGTTCTCCGCGTCGGGGCTCATGGCGCTGCCCGGCGAAGCCGACGTGAACAGCGAGGCGCGGGCCGACATCGACCTGTACCTGCAGGGGAAGACCCTCACGGGTCCCGAACGGGTGCGCCTGTTCAAGCTCGCCTTCGACGCGTCGATCTCGGGGTTCTCGGGCCGACAGTCGCTCTACGAGTACTTCTTCTTCGGGGACCCGGTGCGGATGGCCAGCGCCCTTGTCAACACCTATGACCGCGAACCGGTCAGGGCAAGACTCCGCGAATTCCTGAACCGAACCGATTGA
- a CDS encoding MFS transporter: MTATSHVDSELGPSSKHEERKVLAGTLVGTTIEWYDFFIFAQLTGTLLSPLFLAPLNDSNPGLAQILSFALIGISFLFRPLGAVVAGHLGDRLGRKAMLVFTLIMMGAATALIGMLPTYAQIGMWAPILLILLRIVQGFSAGGEWGGAALMAVEHAPKSKRGLFGAYPQIGVPVGMILATGLLFFLNSSMSKEDFAAWGWRVPFLLSIVLIVVGYLIRRAVAESPVFKEMAARKAESKAPLGELIRKHKKAVLYSTMIFIGNNAAGYLLIAFFISYATRSLKMPVPQILLATTLASFGWLIFTLVGGWLSDKIGRVKTFLIGYGIVFAWMIPMFALIDTKDIVLYGVALFVLTIGLGLSYGPMSAMYAEMFPANVRYSGISIGYAFGAILGGAFAATIAESLLQSTKWTGSIGIYIMILCVISAVGVLLAKETKGRPLGVSRH, encoded by the coding sequence ATGACCGCAACTTCCCACGTCGATTCAGAATTGGGCCCCAGCAGCAAGCACGAGGAACGGAAAGTCCTCGCCGGGACGCTGGTCGGCACCACCATCGAGTGGTACGACTTCTTCATCTTCGCCCAGCTGACAGGGACGCTGCTGTCCCCGCTGTTCCTCGCCCCGCTGAACGATTCCAACCCGGGCCTGGCGCAGATCCTGTCCTTTGCCCTCATCGGCATCAGCTTTCTGTTCCGCCCGCTCGGCGCAGTTGTCGCAGGACACCTCGGTGACAGGCTTGGCCGCAAGGCCATGCTGGTCTTCACGCTCATCATGATGGGTGCCGCGACGGCCCTGATCGGCATGCTGCCCACCTACGCCCAGATCGGCATGTGGGCCCCGATCCTGCTGATTCTCCTCCGCATCGTCCAGGGCTTCTCCGCCGGCGGCGAATGGGGCGGCGCCGCCCTGATGGCCGTGGAGCACGCACCCAAGAGCAAGCGCGGCCTGTTCGGCGCCTACCCGCAGATCGGTGTGCCCGTCGGGATGATCCTCGCCACCGGGCTGCTGTTCTTCCTCAACTCCAGCATGTCCAAGGAAGACTTCGCCGCGTGGGGCTGGCGCGTGCCATTCCTGCTCTCCATCGTGCTGATTGTCGTCGGCTACCTGATCCGCCGTGCCGTGGCTGAGAGCCCCGTGTTCAAGGAGATGGCTGCGCGCAAGGCGGAGAGCAAGGCCCCGCTCGGCGAGCTCATCCGGAAGCACAAGAAGGCGGTCCTCTACTCGACCATGATCTTCATCGGCAACAACGCGGCGGGTTACCTGCTGATCGCCTTCTTCATCTCCTACGCCACGAGGTCGCTGAAGATGCCGGTTCCGCAGATCCTGCTCGCCACCACGCTGGCCTCCTTCGGCTGGCTGATCTTCACCCTCGTGGGTGGCTGGCTGTCGGACAAGATCGGCCGGGTCAAGACCTTCCTGATCGGCTATGGCATCGTCTTCGCCTGGATGATTCCGATGTTCGCTCTCATCGACACGAAGGACATCGTGCTCTACGGTGTGGCGCTGTTTGTCCTGACGATCGGCCTGGGACTGTCCTACGGCCCGATGTCCGCCATGTACGCCGAGATGTTCCCCGCGAACGTCCGGTACTCGGGCATCTCGATCGGTTATGCGTTCGGCGCGATCCTCGGCGGCGCGTTTGCCGCCACGATCGCTGAGTCGCTGCTGCAGAGCACCAAGTGGACCGGATCCATCGGCATCTACATCATGATCCTCTGCGTGATCTCCGCCGTCGGCGTGCTGCTGGCCAAGGAAACCAAGGGCCGTCCGCTGGGCGTCAGCCGGCACTGA
- a CDS encoding alpha/beta fold hydrolase, protein MMSGRHTGEQHSHTVEGTDPQLYVEVHDPDADAGLRPILLIHGFSSSSKLNWEDTGWLSALLAAGRRVITVDLPGHGRSGAPEDMDSYSPSRIRADLLQIAFDAGVRPVRAGDPSSGLDLVGYSLGSRLAWEFGATQPEIVHRIVLGGPNMADPLAEFDLVAAQRYLADGTPIADESTAGLLKMAQALPSNNIFALLSLVEAIKGEPYDLSLIHI, encoded by the coding sequence ATGATGAGCGGCAGGCACACCGGCGAACAGCATTCCCACACCGTGGAGGGCACCGATCCCCAGCTCTACGTCGAGGTGCACGATCCCGACGCCGACGCCGGCCTCCGCCCCATCCTCCTGATCCACGGCTTCTCGTCCTCCAGCAAGCTGAACTGGGAGGACACCGGCTGGCTCTCCGCACTCCTCGCCGCGGGCAGGCGGGTCATCACGGTGGACCTGCCGGGCCACGGCCGCAGCGGCGCGCCGGAAGACATGGACTCCTACTCGCCCAGCCGGATCCGCGCGGACCTGCTCCAGATAGCGTTCGACGCCGGAGTGCGGCCGGTGCGCGCGGGTGACCCTTCCAGCGGCCTGGACCTGGTCGGCTATTCGCTCGGCTCCCGGCTCGCCTGGGAGTTCGGCGCCACGCAGCCGGAGATCGTGCACCGGATTGTCCTCGGCGGACCCAACATGGCCGATCCCCTGGCGGAGTTCGATCTCGTGGCTGCCCAGCGGTACCTCGCCGACGGCACGCCGATCGCCGACGAATCCACGGCCGGGCTCCTGAAGATGGCGCAGGCGCTGCCGAGCAACAACATCTTCGCGCTCCTGTCCCTGGTCGAGGCCATCAAGGGCGAGCCCTACGACCTGTCTCTTATACACATCTAG
- a CDS encoding biotin/lipoyl-containing protein, whose amino-acid sequence MAEISFPLPDLGEGLIEATVLEWLVSAGDQVERNQPLVEVETTKSAVELPSPQAGKVVRIYGGPGDKINVGEPLIVFEVPDNTAGIVGTVPKEEAPKRRVRLGAVLDED is encoded by the coding sequence GTGGCTGAAATATCCTTCCCGCTCCCGGACCTGGGCGAAGGCCTGATCGAGGCGACCGTCCTGGAATGGCTGGTTTCCGCCGGTGACCAGGTGGAGCGCAACCAGCCGCTCGTGGAGGTGGAAACCACCAAATCCGCTGTTGAATTGCCCAGTCCGCAGGCAGGTAAAGTGGTCCGTATCTACGGCGGGCCCGGCGACAAGATCAATGTCGGCGAGCCCCTGATTGTGTTTGAGGTGCCGGACAACACTGCCGGCATCGTGGGCACCGTCCCGAAGGAAGAGGCACCGAAGCGCCGGGTTCGCCTGGGCGCCGTACTTGATGAGGACTGA
- a CDS encoding alpha-ketoacid dehydrogenase subunit beta yields MSNATLESEAAMADEAPHHGVEQLSMQQALNRALDEVLAENPKAVIFGEDCGRLGGVFRITDGLQSKHGENRVFDTPLAESGILGMSVGLAMAGFHPIPEVQFDGFAYPAINQIVCQIARMNYRSRGTLPMPITLRVPSFGGIRAPEHHGESLEALFAHVPGLKVVSPSNPHEAYHLLKYAATRPDPVIFMEPKSRYWQKGDVDFTAADAPGGAPTGAKVMREGRHLTLIAWGAMVSRCLQVAELAAEDGIDVEVLDLRWLKPIDADALVTSVRKTRRAVVVHEAPLTSGLGAEVAQLVTQGCFDTLKAPVERVTGFDVPYPSGDLEDEYIPNIDRILFGIQRVLEYRRG; encoded by the coding sequence ATGTCTAACGCCACCCTTGAGAGCGAGGCCGCCATGGCCGATGAAGCTCCACATCACGGAGTTGAACAGCTTTCCATGCAGCAGGCGCTCAACCGCGCGCTGGACGAGGTGCTGGCGGAAAACCCCAAGGCAGTGATCTTCGGCGAGGATTGCGGCCGGCTGGGCGGTGTCTTCCGCATCACCGACGGTCTGCAGTCCAAACACGGCGAAAACCGGGTCTTCGACACCCCGCTGGCCGAATCAGGCATCCTGGGCATGTCCGTGGGCCTCGCGATGGCAGGCTTCCACCCCATTCCTGAGGTCCAGTTCGACGGCTTCGCCTACCCGGCCATCAACCAGATCGTCTGCCAGATCGCCCGGATGAACTACCGGAGCCGCGGCACCCTGCCGATGCCGATCACGCTGCGCGTGCCCAGCTTCGGCGGGATCCGGGCGCCCGAACATCATGGCGAAAGCCTCGAGGCCCTGTTCGCGCACGTGCCGGGCCTGAAGGTGGTGTCGCCGTCGAACCCGCACGAGGCCTATCATCTCCTCAAGTACGCCGCCACGCGCCCGGACCCGGTGATCTTCATGGAGCCGAAGTCCCGGTACTGGCAGAAGGGCGACGTCGACTTCACCGCCGCAGATGCCCCCGGTGGAGCGCCCACCGGTGCCAAGGTCATGCGGGAGGGACGCCACCTGACGCTCATTGCCTGGGGTGCCATGGTGTCCCGCTGCCTGCAGGTGGCCGAACTCGCCGCGGAGGACGGCATCGACGTCGAAGTCCTGGACCTGCGCTGGCTTAAGCCGATCGACGCCGATGCGCTGGTGACGTCTGTGCGGAAGACGCGGCGCGCCGTCGTCGTCCATGAAGCGCCGCTGACCTCCGGCCTGGGCGCCGAAGTGGCCCAACTGGTCACGCAGGGCTGCTTCGATACCCTCAAGGCACCTGTGGAGCGGGTGACGGGCTTCGATGTGCCGTATCCGTCCGGGGACCTCGAGGACGAATACATTCCCAACATTGACCGGATTCTTTTCGGCATCCAGCGAGTATTGGAGTACCGGCGTGGCTGA
- a CDS encoding thiamine pyrophosphate-dependent enzyme, with amino-acid sequence MDTLPLPDDGNAAPPPTPGQLRELYTLMAAVRHLDVSAVAWQRQGIIPGYAPELGQEAAQVGSGYAVDTARDFVFPTYREMGVARAMGVDMVAYMSTHKATWHGGLYNPVTSRLAPIQAVVAGSVLHAVGWAHGQTLEQNDGVALTYLGDGASSQGDVHEAMNFGAVMNAPVVFFVQNNGWAISVPTERQVAGGSVAARAAGYGIPGIQVDGNDVVAVLEATRRAIAHCRTGNGPVVVEAMTYRRGPHSTSDDPGRYRSLDEERTGAGEDPLRRLRQRLLDDGIADDAFFAAAQAAAAAEEAAIREGIEALGPRPGSEMFDLVFQETTPALQNQAAHWREESEHV; translated from the coding sequence ATGGACACCCTGCCCCTTCCGGATGACGGCAATGCCGCTCCCCCGCCCACTCCTGGCCAGCTGCGTGAGCTGTACACGCTGATGGCCGCGGTCCGCCACCTTGATGTCTCGGCCGTCGCGTGGCAGCGCCAGGGCATCATCCCGGGCTACGCCCCCGAGCTGGGCCAGGAGGCCGCCCAGGTGGGCAGCGGATATGCCGTGGATACCGCCCGCGACTTTGTTTTCCCCACGTACCGCGAGATGGGCGTCGCCCGGGCCATGGGCGTGGACATGGTGGCCTACATGTCCACCCACAAGGCCACCTGGCACGGCGGGCTCTACAACCCCGTCACTTCACGCCTCGCGCCGATCCAGGCCGTGGTGGCCGGTTCGGTGCTGCACGCGGTGGGGTGGGCCCACGGCCAGACGCTCGAACAGAACGACGGCGTTGCCCTCACATACCTGGGCGACGGCGCCTCCTCGCAGGGCGACGTCCACGAGGCGATGAACTTCGGGGCCGTCATGAACGCACCTGTGGTCTTCTTCGTGCAGAACAACGGCTGGGCCATCTCGGTCCCCACGGAGCGCCAGGTTGCCGGCGGCTCTGTTGCCGCCCGTGCCGCCGGCTACGGCATCCCCGGCATCCAGGTGGACGGGAACGACGTCGTCGCCGTGCTGGAGGCTACCCGGCGGGCCATCGCCCACTGCCGCACCGGCAACGGGCCCGTGGTGGTCGAGGCCATGACCTACCGCCGCGGCCCGCACTCCACGTCCGATGACCCCGGCCGCTACCGCTCACTGGATGAGGAGCGGACCGGCGCGGGCGAGGACCCGCTGCGCCGCCTTCGCCAGCGGCTGCTGGATGACGGCATTGCCGACGACGCCTTCTTCGCTGCGGCGCAGGCCGCCGCGGCAGCCGAGGAAGCGGCAATCCGCGAAGGCATCGAAGCGCTCGGCCCCCGGCCAGGCAGCGAAATGTTTGACCTCGTCTTCCAGGAGACCACCCCCGCACTCCAGAACCAGGCCGCCCACTGGCGAGAGGAATCCGAACATGTCTAA